A window of Actinomycetota bacterium contains these coding sequences:
- the pgeF gene encoding peptidoglycan editing factor PgeF translates to MPALSGAGIRVAFTARAGGVAGPLDLSLVGGADPGVVVRNRARALGAVGASPEAWTSGRQIHGTRVARVGSDECGSGAFDPGTALADVDALWTDEPGPALVILTADCLPVLIVDPTRPAVGVVHAGWRGLVAGVVGRTVAAMGGPENLRAFVGPSIGPCCYEVGPEVAEEARASLGSEVVRGSTNGVRLDLWRGARAALAAAGVGAVLTSALCTRCEPHRFFSHRAAATGRQGVLAMIGSE, encoded by the coding sequence GTGCCCGCGCTCTCCGGCGCGGGCATTCGTGTTGCCTTCACCGCCCGCGCCGGCGGCGTCGCCGGCCCGCTGGACCTGTCGCTGGTCGGGGGTGCGGATCCCGGGGTCGTCGTCCGCAATCGCGCGCGCGCGCTCGGCGCCGTCGGGGCCTCGCCGGAAGCATGGACGAGCGGGCGTCAGATCCACGGCACGCGGGTGGCGCGCGTGGGCAGCGACGAGTGCGGAAGCGGCGCCTTCGATCCCGGGACGGCGCTCGCCGACGTGGATGCGTTGTGGACCGACGAACCGGGCCCGGCGCTCGTGATCCTAACCGCGGACTGCTTGCCCGTCTTGATTGTGGATCCGACACGCCCGGCCGTCGGTGTCGTTCATGCCGGATGGCGCGGGCTGGTCGCCGGAGTGGTCGGCCGGACGGTCGCAGCGATGGGGGGGCCGGAGAACCTCCGTGCGTTTGTCGGTCCGTCGATCGGACCTTGCTGCTATGAGGTGGGGCCCGAGGTCGCCGAGGAAGCCCGTGCGTCCCTCGGCTCTGAGGTCGTACGAGGTTCGACGAACGGGGTGAGGCTCGATCTGTGGCGCGGCGCGCGCGCGGCGCTGGCTGCCGCCGGCGTTGGTGCGGTGCTCACGTCTGCGCTGTGCACCAGGTGCGAGCCTCACCGGTTCTTCAGCCATCGGGCCGCCGCCACCGGACGTCAGGGCGTGCTTGCGATGATCGGGAGTGAGTGA
- a CDS encoding YggS family pyridoxal phosphate-dependent enzyme: MTQDVVLAEGLRGVRSRIDAACLRSGRSLDEVTLVAVTKTVPSERIAAAVALGVRDVGENRVQEMLDKQRALVGIEARWHFIGTLQRNKVGAIVGRTVLVHGIDSVRLARALAARAEAAGVRQDVLVEINVSGESSKHGVLPSEALRVAVDVASLSSLRLRGLMTMAPAGDPAMARRAFAGLRELRDLIAREVDGVQELSMGMSGDFEIAVEEGATVVRVGSAIFGARVVPERREPEWG, encoded by the coding sequence ATGACTCAAGACGTGGTGTTGGCCGAGGGGCTGCGCGGGGTTCGGTCCCGTATCGACGCGGCGTGCTTGCGCTCGGGGCGGTCTCTTGATGAAGTCACGCTCGTCGCCGTAACCAAGACGGTGCCTAGTGAGCGCATCGCGGCAGCGGTTGCTCTCGGCGTTCGCGATGTCGGGGAGAACCGGGTTCAGGAGATGCTCGACAAGCAGCGCGCGCTGGTGGGGATCGAAGCCCGCTGGCACTTCATTGGGACTTTGCAGCGGAACAAGGTCGGGGCGATCGTCGGGCGCACAGTTCTGGTGCACGGCATCGATTCGGTGCGGCTTGCCCGGGCGCTCGCGGCCCGGGCAGAGGCGGCCGGCGTTCGCCAGGACGTCCTGGTCGAGATTAACGTCTCGGGCGAGTCGAGCAAGCATGGTGTATTGCCGAGTGAAGCCCTTCGGGTGGCTGTGGATGTCGCGAGCCTGAGTTCGCTGCGGCTGAGGGGACTCATGACCATGGCTCCGGCCGGTGACCCGGCGATGGCTCGGCGCGCGTTCGCGGGGCTGCGCGAATTGCGGGATTTGATCGCACGCGAGGTCGATGGAGTGCAGGAGCTGTCCATGGGCATGAGCGGGGACTTCGAGATCGCGGTCGAGGAAGGGGCCACCGTCGTGCGCGTCGGATCGGCGATCTTCGGAGCGCGCGTGGTTCCCGAGCGACGCGAACCAGAGTGGGGTTGA
- a CDS encoding FtsQ-type POTRA domain-containing protein, with protein MIAGGRVVRSRRMLERRRAVRADRRRQRRRVVLAVVMTIGAGWGAWALTRTSVFGLSEIEVVGNRTVARARIVEASGLQPGDNVMKIDLDAVALRVRALPALALARVKRDGSLKIRIEVLERAPVLEVRARSGRWVLDQTGQPLEAAGPHGRIPVLTLRRDPDGASPGSDPAVRSAMRAWAVLPRSVRSRIRAFEDREDGMVVFRMHGIRVVFGGVDRVGDKLNAIDLVVARAAERGAVLEQVDVRAPARPTARFK; from the coding sequence ATGATCGCTGGGGGACGAGTGGTTCGGTCGCGGCGGATGTTGGAGCGCAGGCGCGCGGTCCGCGCCGATCGTCGCCGGCAGCGCAGGCGCGTGGTGCTGGCAGTGGTGATGACGATCGGCGCCGGTTGGGGTGCGTGGGCGTTGACGCGGACCAGCGTGTTCGGACTGAGCGAGATCGAAGTCGTCGGAAACCGTACTGTGGCGCGAGCCCGGATCGTGGAGGCAAGCGGGCTCCAGCCGGGCGACAACGTGATGAAGATCGACCTAGACGCGGTAGCGTTGCGCGTACGTGCTCTACCGGCGCTTGCCCTTGCGCGGGTGAAGCGGGACGGCTCGCTCAAGATCCGCATCGAGGTGCTGGAGCGCGCGCCCGTGCTTGAGGTTCGCGCGCGCTCGGGTCGCTGGGTGCTCGACCAAACCGGACAACCCCTGGAGGCTGCCGGTCCTCATGGGCGCATCCCGGTACTCACGCTTCGCCGGGACCCGGACGGCGCATCGCCGGGGTCGGACCCGGCAGTCCGGAGCGCGATGCGCGCGTGGGCTGTTCTTCCACGGTCGGTTCGTTCTCGCATCCGGGCGTTCGAGGATCGCGAGGACGGGATGGTGGTCTTCCGCATGCACGGCATCCGAGTGGTCTTCGGGGGAGTCGACCGGGTGGGGGACAAGCTAAACGCGATCGATCTGGTGGTCGCGCGTGCAGCGGAGCGCGGAGCTGTGCTCGAACAGGTCGATGTGCGCGCCCCGGCGCGCCCCACTGCTCGCTTCAAGTAG
- a CDS encoding YggT family protein — translation MRGLICLLLALYGYVLLARVLLSWFPHLPDGLRPVVELIYAVTEPVIRVARPLIPPVRIGAVALDLSILVVFFVLQLVQTAIC, via the coding sequence GTGCGAGGCTTGATCTGCCTCTTGCTCGCCCTGTACGGCTACGTGTTGCTGGCTCGCGTGCTGCTGTCGTGGTTCCCGCATTTACCCGACGGTCTTCGTCCGGTGGTGGAGTTGATCTATGCGGTGACCGAGCCTGTGATTCGTGTCGCGCGCCCGCTAATCCCCCCGGTGCGAATCGGTGCGGTCGCGCTGGATCTTTCAATCTTGGTAGTGTTCTTCGTGCTGCAGTTGGTGCAGACCGCGATCTGCTAG
- the sepF gene encoding cell division protein SepF, whose translation MRELWKKTLVSLGLMDDEGDFDEQYVEEEPPRREGAQMVRTIRRDERVDTDRHPAGRGVVRSIPTSAPRQVHVVEPRIFDDAQDFADHYKGGVPVIINLRMTEQKHAPKILQFASGLVYGLNGRMQKVGEQVYLLTPFNMEVSADEKRRLAEHGLFGMGEF comes from the coding sequence ATGCGGGAACTCTGGAAGAAGACGTTGGTATCTCTGGGCCTCATGGACGACGAGGGCGACTTCGACGAGCAGTACGTCGAGGAAGAGCCTCCTCGCCGCGAGGGGGCGCAGATGGTGCGCACCATACGGCGCGACGAGCGCGTCGATACCGACCGGCATCCGGCCGGTCGCGGAGTTGTGCGCTCGATTCCCACTAGTGCGCCGCGCCAGGTGCACGTGGTCGAGCCTCGAATTTTTGACGACGCGCAGGATTTCGCCGATCACTACAAGGGTGGTGTACCGGTGATCATCAACTTGCGCATGACGGAACAGAAGCACGCTCCGAAGATCCTGCAGTTCGCCTCAGGACTGGTCTACGGGTTGAACGGCCGCATGCAGAAGGTGGGAGAGCAGGTCTACCTTCTTACTCCGTTCAACATGGAGGTCTCGGCGGACGAGAAGCGCCGGCTGGCCGAACACGGCTTGTTCGGCATGGGCGAGTTCTAG
- the murC gene encoding UDP-N-acetylmuramate--L-alanine ligase, with amino-acid sequence MTEQRVSVVDDLGPAHLIGVGGAGMSAIAKVLLMRGVPVSGSDMKESPGLAALRALGARIVVGHDAANVGEAASVVVSSAIRDSNPELRAAQARGVPVLHRAQVLALLMRERRGIAVAGTHGKTTTTSMIALILQRAGFDPSFLVGGELNEGGTNAHHGAGEWLVAEADESDGSLLWLGPEVAVITNIEAEHLDYYRDEAEVRETFLAFMGNVAPSGVVVACAQDPGVAAVAPRAGRRLVTYAVGTDPDVEWTADRTCEGERRWIDVRRGGHALGRVELGVPGEHNALNALGALAAASEAGVEFGVAAEALAAYQGVARRFQTRGAAGGVTVVDDYAHHPTEVRATLAAAREHAGGGRRILAVFQPHLYSRTEMFGRALGEALSAADLVVVTDVYGAREDPRPGISGKIVVDGVLAASPRRRVAYLPKRGDIAGYIADRAHDGDVVLTIGAGDVTMLGSEILRRIGERSR; translated from the coding sequence GTGACCGAGCAACGTGTTTCCGTTGTAGACGACCTCGGGCCGGCGCACTTGATTGGCGTGGGTGGTGCCGGGATGAGCGCGATCGCCAAGGTGCTGCTGATGCGCGGGGTTCCGGTATCGGGATCCGACATGAAGGAGTCTCCCGGGCTTGCGGCGTTGCGCGCGCTTGGTGCCAGGATTGTGGTCGGGCACGATGCCGCCAACGTGGGAGAGGCCGCGAGCGTTGTCGTGTCGTCGGCCATTCGCGACTCGAACCCCGAGTTGCGCGCTGCGCAGGCGCGCGGAGTTCCGGTGCTGCACCGGGCGCAGGTGCTTGCATTGCTCATGCGCGAGCGGCGGGGAATCGCGGTGGCCGGGACGCATGGGAAGACGACGACGACTTCAATGATCGCCTTGATTCTGCAGCGCGCCGGCTTTGATCCGAGTTTCTTGGTCGGGGGTGAACTGAACGAAGGCGGGACCAACGCGCATCACGGCGCCGGCGAGTGGCTGGTAGCAGAGGCCGACGAGAGCGACGGATCGTTGCTGTGGCTCGGCCCCGAGGTTGCGGTGATCACCAACATCGAGGCCGAGCATCTCGACTACTACCGCGACGAGGCGGAGGTCCGCGAGACGTTCCTCGCATTTATGGGCAACGTTGCTCCTTCGGGTGTGGTGGTGGCTTGTGCGCAGGATCCCGGAGTTGCCGCGGTTGCGCCCCGTGCCGGGCGCCGGCTTGTCACTTACGCAGTCGGCACCGATCCCGACGTGGAGTGGACCGCCGATCGCACGTGTGAAGGCGAGCGCCGGTGGATCGACGTCCGGCGCGGCGGGCACGCTCTTGGGCGCGTCGAGTTGGGCGTCCCGGGCGAGCACAATGCGTTGAATGCCTTGGGTGCGCTTGCTGCGGCATCGGAGGCCGGTGTCGAGTTCGGCGTTGCGGCGGAGGCCCTCGCGGCGTACCAGGGAGTCGCGCGACGCTTTCAGACACGCGGTGCAGCGGGAGGGGTTACCGTTGTAGACGACTACGCGCACCATCCGACGGAGGTTCGCGCGACGTTGGCCGCGGCTAGGGAACACGCGGGTGGGGGGCGTCGCATTCTCGCGGTGTTCCAGCCGCACCTGTACTCCAGGACCGAGATGTTCGGGCGCGCGCTCGGCGAGGCTCTGTCGGCTGCGGACCTCGTGGTTGTGACGGATGTCTACGGCGCGCGTGAAGATCCTCGTCCGGGGATCAGTGGGAAGATCGTGGTAGATGGTGTGCTGGCCGCATCTCCGCGCCGGCGCGTCGCATATCTTCCCAAGCGCGGGGACATCGCTGGGTACATCGCGGACCGTGCGCACGACGGAGATGTCGTGCTGACGATCGGAGCGGGCGATGTGACGATGCTGGGGAGCGAGATTTTGCGCCGGATCGGGGAGCGGTCACGGTGA
- the murB gene encoding UDP-N-acetylmuramate dehydrogenase produces the protein MSRDAIDVAAEILRTRGHGRVTPGGPVASLTSYRIGGPAGVLFEPENPDDLRALAVAASETSVAVLVLGRGSNVLMSDRGFDGIVVRLGGGFRWSRVDGTRIHAGAAMPLPALASLAMQNDLAGLEFAVAIPASLGGAVKMNAGAHGHEMAGLVEFVDVFLLDEQRQVRLDAQDAGFAYRSSAFPPRSIVTSALLRLAGGDSAEIVARMNEAKDRRKQTQPTNLPNGGSVFKNPSGHYAARLIEEFVGKGTHVGRARVSEVHSNFIVAEDGATADEVYTLILRIQRAVHAATGIELEPELKLIGEFREVYE, from the coding sequence GTGAGCAGAGATGCCATCGACGTTGCCGCTGAGATCCTGCGGACTCGCGGGCATGGACGTGTAACGCCCGGCGGGCCGGTTGCCTCGCTGACCTCGTACCGCATTGGCGGACCCGCCGGCGTGTTGTTTGAGCCCGAGAATCCGGACGACCTGAGAGCGCTGGCGGTCGCCGCAAGCGAGACCAGCGTTGCCGTGCTCGTGCTTGGACGAGGGTCGAACGTGCTCATGTCGGATCGCGGATTCGATGGGATCGTGGTGCGGCTCGGCGGCGGCTTCCGATGGAGTCGTGTGGACGGGACGCGAATTCACGCGGGGGCGGCGATGCCGTTGCCCGCGCTGGCGTCACTGGCGATGCAGAACGACCTGGCCGGCCTCGAATTCGCGGTTGCGATTCCGGCGAGCCTCGGAGGTGCCGTGAAGATGAACGCGGGCGCTCACGGTCACGAGATGGCCGGGCTGGTCGAATTTGTGGACGTGTTCTTGCTGGACGAGCAGCGCCAGGTTCGCCTGGACGCACAGGACGCGGGCTTCGCCTACCGGTCGTCGGCGTTCCCGCCCCGCTCGATTGTCACTTCGGCTCTGCTGCGTCTGGCGGGCGGCGATTCAGCCGAGATCGTGGCGCGGATGAACGAGGCCAAGGACCGGCGCAAGCAGACGCAGCCGACCAATCTTCCAAACGGCGGAAGCGTGTTCAAGAACCCTTCCGGTCACTACGCCGCGCGTCTCATTGAGGAGTTCGTCGGCAAGGGCACTCATGTTGGGCGCGCGCGCGTCTCTGAGGTCCACTCCAACTTCATCGTCGCGGAGGACGGGGCGACAGCGGACGAGGTTTACACCCTGATCCTGCGAATCCAACGAGCCGTACATGCCGCGACCGGCATCGAGTTGGAGCCGGAACTGAAACTGATCGGAGAGTTCCGGGAGGTATACGAATGA